The region ATGACATATTCGCACCAAACATTTGCGCAAATCGAAGCAGATATCGAAGCGGAAATGAACATGGGCCAATCGGAAGAAGCAAAAATCGACGCTGCAGAACAAAAAAAATTCTTAGAGCGCGAGAAAATCCGTAAGGAAGCCATGAAACAAGCGGCGTTGAAATCAGCTCAAGAGGCGAAAAATCTAGCTGCTGCTGCTGACCGCGAGGCGCAGCGCACCCGTCTTGAAAAGGCCCGTCTGACTTCAGAAGTCGCGGGCTATCAACGTCAAATCAAATTGAACGAAGGTCTTAAAGCTAAAGCTCAAAAAGAAATCGAATTCCAAAAAGCTGAAGCAGAACGCTACAAAAAGTTCGCTCAAGAATACAAAGATAAAATGGTCGCTACTCAAAAAGAATTGGACCGTTTAAACGAAGAAAAGCGCAACATCGCTAAGTGGACTCAGGAAGCCAAAGAACAAGCTTTAAAAAACCAAAGAAACGCTGCCTACGCGGCTGCCAAAGCGAAACAACAGCAGTCGTACAACGACAAGGCCCGTGAAGACGGGGGGCGTATTCACCGCGCTGTCAGCTCCGAAGGCGGAGCCACTCCTTACGGAAAATAACAGAGGGCCGCTCACAAGCGGCCTTTTTTCATTTAGGCCCCACCACTCTCCCCAACAGGCAGCGGCGCTGTCCAAAAAGCTGACGATTGGCCCCGCTGCCAGGGGCTTTTTACAGGGGGATTTTAGGTTCCTCCATGATTTGCGGACTAAATTAGCTAAACCCTTCTATCTTCAAGGAAAAACAGCTATAAAGACCCACTCATGGCACATAAGAACAAAACAAATTACAGTCCCTATAAAGCCCGTCAAGAAGCCCGCGCCCAAGCGATCGGTGCGAAGTTTGCCGCTGCTGCCCCTGCTGAGCAAAAGGGACGACATAAAAAGCCTGAATCGATTTTCGAGTTGAATGAAGCCAACGATCGCTTGGCAGATATTTTCCGCAACCATGATTTTGATTTAGTAAATCACCAACAACGTATGCAGCTGGCGCACTTTTATCGCCTGCTGATGTTGAATCAAGAAAAAGAAAACTTCACGCGTCTTTTAAAATTGAAAGACATCGCCATTAAGCACTTTATTGATTCGATCATTATCATGAAACACACGAAGCTGATGTTTCCTTTATTGGACGTCGGCACGGGACCAGGCTTCCCGGGTATTCCGCTTAAAATCATGTACCCGCAGGAACAAATTCTTTTGGGCGAAGGCGTGCAACGTCGGGTGGAGTTTTTAAAACACGTGCGCTCGGAAATGAAATTGCAAAACTTGGATATTCTAGGTCGCAATATCAATAAACACTGTGTGTACCCAATCAATGGTGCAATCACTCGTGCCGTTGAAGACATTGGCAATACCTTAGGAAACGTGATGAGCGGCCTTAACATTGGTGGCCGTGTGTATTTCATGAAAGGCCCTGGTGTAGATCCTGAAATCAAAATGGCTCAGGAAAAATGGTCTGAATTCTATAAGCTGGTTGAAGACACGGCCTATTCCTTGCCTCACACTCCCCATGACCGCCGCATGGTGGTTTATGAAAAAATCAAACACGCTCCCTTGCCCGAGGAAGACGAAGGCGAAGAGTTGCTATTTGATGAACTATCGAATGAAGAAAAAAGACGCTGGGCGGTTTACAAATGATCGAGATCTCCTCTAAAACCAATGATCACTTCCGTCGCTGGATCGAACTTGCTTCCTCGCGGGGGATCAAAAAGCACGGTGAATTCATTTTGATGGGCGAAAAGCTTATTCAAGAGTTCTTGGAAAATCCCAACTACAAAATCAAGGGCGAGATTGTTCACGAGGATTTGAAATCCCTGACCTTGACTCACCCCGTATCAAAGAACCAACGCATTCCTATCTATAAACTTCCTAAAGCGATGTTTAACGAAGTGGACGTTGTGGGTACTCACTACAACCTTTTAGTGCTAGAACCGAAACCGATTGAAACGTTGGACTCCACTGCCAAAGCAGTGGGTTTAGAAGTGATTGCTCCGCTAGGAGATCCCTCCAATCTGGGGGCTTTGGTTCGCTCTGCCTTGGCTTTTAAAGTCAGCAAAATAATTCTGACAGAGGAAAGCTCATCCCCTTATCATCCCAAGGCCATCAAAGCTTCTGCCGGCGCCTTGCTCAAGTTACCATTGCTGAAAACGGGAAAGTTTTTAGATTTTATTCAGACCAACAATGATGTCTATGCCTTGGATATGAAGGGCGAAAATGTCGCAAAGTTTAACTGGCCAAAAAATCTTCGTCTTGTGATCGGCGAAGAAGGCCCTGGTTTTAGCGGCATCAAAGGTCTAAACCGTCTTTCCGTTCCGACGGATGGAGTTGAATCTTTGAATGCCACTGTGGCAGCGTCTATTGCGTTATTTAGTTACGCACAAAAGCACTCATAATCTGGCTTCGCCATCAGAATAAAACTGAATGACTTTGGCAGCTTGGTCTTCACGGGCGATAAATCCATTATCGCCCAAAAAATAAGTTTCAACTTTGACTTTATTTTCAGAAACTTCCAACACGTGAAAATTATTAACTTCACCACGCAGGCGATTCGACGTCGCACTGCCCGCTGAAATATGCAAGACTTCCTGAGGGGTTCCTGGATTCACAAGCTCTATCCAATTCAAA is a window of Bdellovibrio sp. SKB1291214 DNA encoding:
- a CDS encoding TrmH family RNA methyltransferase; the encoded protein is MIEISSKTNDHFRRWIELASSRGIKKHGEFILMGEKLIQEFLENPNYKIKGEIVHEDLKSLTLTHPVSKNQRIPIYKLPKAMFNEVDVVGTHYNLLVLEPKPIETLDSTAKAVGLEVIAPLGDPSNLGALVRSALAFKVSKIILTEESSSPYHPKAIKASAGALLKLPLLKTGKFLDFIQTNNDVYALDMKGENVAKFNWPKNLRLVIGEEGPGFSGIKGLNRLSVPTDGVESLNATVAASIALFSYAQKHS
- a CDS encoding 16S rRNA (guanine(527)-N(7))-methyltransferase RsmG, which translates into the protein MAHKNKTNYSPYKARQEARAQAIGAKFAAAAPAEQKGRHKKPESIFELNEANDRLADIFRNHDFDLVNHQQRMQLAHFYRLLMLNQEKENFTRLLKLKDIAIKHFIDSIIIMKHTKLMFPLLDVGTGPGFPGIPLKIMYPQEQILLGEGVQRRVEFLKHVRSEMKLQNLDILGRNINKHCVYPINGAITRAVEDIGNTLGNVMSGLNIGGRVYFMKGPGVDPEIKMAQEKWSEFYKLVEDTAYSLPHTPHDRRMVVYEKIKHAPLPEEDEGEELLFDELSNEEKRRWAVYK